A region of Methanocorpusculum labreanum Z DNA encodes the following proteins:
- a CDS encoding D-isomer specific 2-hydroxyacid dehydrogenase family protein has protein sequence MTTPPPASTKTEMKKILITGLPPSDEMKTFMKNQGYEILSPGVLKEDEIIEALAGVDAYIPGGEEVVTEKIIASAKNTLKVISFNGVGYGYYVDVPAAKKHNIAVTNVPHANSLAVSEFTVALILTLMKKIPIMNKETKSGLWHKYISQDVSDKTIGIVGMGSIGRLVAKKMYYGFGCKILYYSRTRESDIEQELDAKFVELHDLCRLSDVITLHLPYTSETRHIIDEKCFHEMSPDTCLINTARAELVSPIALRDALLSNKINAAAFDCYYSGKVPSDPSEDTFGLLNLPDDKFILTPHAAYNTVNSNTEVDKIALQNIVDIFNTGSCTNQVM, from the coding sequence ATGACCACCCCACCCCCCGCATCCACGAAAACAGAAATGAAAAAAATACTAATAACCGGCCTGCCCCCTTCAGACGAAATGAAGACGTTTATGAAAAATCAGGGCTATGAGATCCTCTCTCCCGGAGTGCTAAAGGAAGACGAGATCATCGAAGCATTAGCGGGAGTCGATGCATACATTCCCGGCGGGGAAGAAGTGGTTACTGAAAAAATAATCGCCTCTGCGAAGAACACCCTCAAAGTAATATCGTTTAACGGTGTGGGATATGGATATTATGTGGATGTACCGGCAGCAAAAAAACATAATATCGCCGTGACCAATGTCCCGCATGCCAATTCATTAGCAGTCTCTGAATTCACCGTGGCTCTCATCCTGACCCTCATGAAAAAAATACCTATTATGAATAAAGAAACGAAATCCGGTTTATGGCACAAATATATATCCCAGGATGTGTCTGATAAAACCATTGGTATTGTTGGCATGGGAAGTATAGGCAGGTTGGTTGCAAAGAAAATGTACTACGGGTTTGGGTGTAAAATACTCTATTACAGCAGAACCCGTGAGTCTGACATTGAACAGGAATTAGATGCAAAATTTGTAGAATTGCATGACTTATGTCGTTTATCGGATGTAATTACGCTGCACCTCCCTTACACTTCAGAGACTCGGCATATAATCGATGAAAAATGTTTTCATGAAATGAGTCCGGACACATGTTTAATCAATACCGCCAGGGCCGAGCTGGTATCACCCATTGCTTTACGAGACGCCTTACTTTCTAATAAGATCAATGCGGCAGCATTTGACTGTTATTATTCCGGAAAGGTGCCCTCTGATCCATCAGAAGATACCTTTGGTCTGCTGAATTTGCCGGACGATAAATTCATTCTTACCCCGCATGCCGCATATAACACGGTGAACAGTAATACAGAGGTGGATAAGATCGCCTTGCAAAATATTGTGGATATATTCAATACTGGATCTTGCACGAATCAGGTAATGTAA
- a CDS encoding DUF7000 family protein, protein MNFDKNLLMTYKKLVQTMELEKSYQEFLRLFRFLRIELEKEIPDYRFQGNIVENGMDYSYFQFTNDTLKKKGLKIAVTFVHRNFQFEVWLSGFNRKFQCRYYELLKDTKQPFFLTEDPKRSDYILRIPLDQSMDISDGGRVLLEIKEASLRLLAYIEGVEATQSDFD, encoded by the coding sequence ATGAATTTCGATAAAAATCTCTTAATGACGTATAAGAAATTAGTACAGACAATGGAACTGGAAAAAAGCTATCAGGAGTTTCTCAGACTCTTTCGGTTTTTACGGATCGAGCTGGAAAAAGAGATACCTGACTATCGGTTTCAGGGAAATATTGTAGAGAACGGTATGGATTATTCCTATTTTCAGTTTACCAACGATACGCTGAAAAAGAAAGGATTGAAAATTGCGGTTACTTTTGTCCACAGAAATTTCCAATTCGAAGTCTGGCTTTCCGGATTCAACCGTAAATTTCAATGCAGATATTATGAACTGCTGAAAGATACGAAACAGCCCTTTTTCCTGACCGAGGATCCCAAGAGAAGTGATTACATTTTGAGAATTCCCCTGGATCAGAGTATGGATATATCCGATGGAGGGCGGGTTCTTTTAGAAATTAAGGAGGCTTCATTACGGCTTTTGGCATATATTGAGGGCGTTGAAGCGACGCAGAGTGATTTTGATTGA
- a CDS encoding type 1 glutamine amidotransferase family protein, translating into MFTIYVYVLDTLADWETGYVTSELNSGRFFKKGAERVSLKTVSYSNEPITTMGGMTIVPDCLIDDIVVSETSVLILPGANTWNDPKHSAILEKAGEFLSIGATVCAICGATAALANLGLLDKRPHTSNGPGFLEMFCPGYKGQSFYVDEPSVADNNLITAGSTGGLLWAKQIIEHLGVFESNTLEAWYDYFSTGKPEYFFALMQSLPSGKEN; encoded by the coding sequence ATGTTTACAATCTATGTGTATGTTCTTGATACGTTAGCCGACTGGGAAACGGGGTATGTTACTTCGGAGCTGAACTCCGGGCGGTTTTTCAAAAAAGGTGCGGAGCGTGTCTCGCTCAAAACGGTGAGTTATTCTAACGAGCCGATCACTACAATGGGCGGGATGACGATCGTGCCCGATTGCTTGATTGATGATATTGTTGTGAGTGAAACTAGCGTGCTGATTTTACCGGGCGCAAATACCTGGAACGACCCAAAGCATTCCGCAATTCTCGAGAAAGCCGGCGAATTTCTTTCGATCGGCGCTACGGTGTGTGCTATCTGCGGGGCTACTGCTGCACTTGCCAACCTCGGGCTTCTGGATAAGCGTCCGCATACCAGTAACGGACCGGGATTTCTTGAGATGTTTTGTCCCGGGTATAAAGGGCAGAGTTTCTATGTAGACGAGCCGTCCGTAGCAGATAATAATCTGATTACTGCAGGTTCCACCGGAGGTTTATTGTGGGCCAAACAAATTATTGAGCATTTAGGTGTTTTTGAATCAAACACGCTGGAAGCCTGGTATGATTACTTTAGTACCGGTAAGCCTGAATATTTCTTTGCCCTCATGCAGAGTTTGCCGTCCGGCAAGGAAAACTGA
- a CDS encoding lysophospholipid acyltransferase family protein: MQSLRVCWYKSVYMTARFLASPAIGRKLQYTYDIVIPKHTPYMVFSNHTTLWDHLMIGMAVKGHMFYVAGEHLFRKKSTRFIGAFLLDPIIRKKGAPAGEVIRDIKERLGAGNNVWMSPEGVRSINGETAFISPGTGKLVKECGELGAALITYRMHGGYLRRPRWGKTPRDGKMWGEFVHEYSPDELKGMTVDQINEAINRDLYVNTFDDQKKNPLPYTGTDLAEYLETILYICPECKQMGKLHSKGDILSCECGYSVKFNEFGLFEPASGHPLHHDNIVSWDHWQRDLIKESLPAYLTTPKDVPIESDEGQILGKIGALKSVEDLGTGKFSIYVDRLEFDGDKGKFVFPFADIEGFAFSLQMKILFSLHDGTYYEVESKIPRSAAKYMVLYRFLIGKEYK; encoded by the coding sequence ATGCAGAGCCTTCGCGTTTGCTGGTATAAGAGCGTGTATATGACCGCACGTTTCCTTGCCAGTCCGGCCATTGGACGGAAATTACAGTATACCTACGATATCGTTATTCCAAAGCATACCCCCTATATGGTCTTCTCCAACCACACAACCCTCTGGGACCACCTGATGATCGGCATGGCGGTCAAAGGGCACATGTTCTATGTGGCCGGCGAACATCTTTTCAGAAAAAAATCGACACGGTTTATCGGAGCGTTTCTGCTCGATCCGATCATCCGCAAAAAAGGAGCCCCGGCTGGTGAAGTCATCCGCGATATCAAAGAGCGGCTCGGTGCGGGAAATAACGTCTGGATGTCTCCCGAAGGGGTCAGATCGATCAACGGCGAGACGGCGTTCATCTCGCCGGGGACAGGAAAACTGGTCAAGGAGTGCGGAGAGCTCGGCGCCGCTCTCATAACCTACCGGATGCACGGCGGATATCTGCGCCGCCCAAGATGGGGCAAGACGCCGCGTGACGGCAAGATGTGGGGGGAGTTCGTGCACGAATACTCGCCGGATGAATTGAAGGGCATGACAGTCGATCAGATCAACGAGGCGATCAACCGCGATCTGTATGTGAATACCTTCGACGACCAGAAAAAGAACCCGCTTCCCTACACAGGGACGGATCTTGCCGAATATCTGGAGACGATCCTCTACATCTGCCCGGAGTGTAAGCAGATGGGCAAACTTCACAGCAAAGGGGATATTCTTTCCTGCGAATGCGGCTACTCGGTGAAGTTCAACGAGTTCGGTCTGTTCGAGCCGGCGTCGGGTCATCCGCTGCACCACGACAATATCGTGTCCTGGGATCACTGGCAGCGTGATCTGATCAAGGAGAGTCTGCCGGCGTATCTGACAACCCCGAAAGATGTCCCGATCGAATCGGACGAGGGACAGATCCTTGGAAAGATCGGAGCGCTGAAGTCGGTGGAGGATCTCGGCACCGGCAAATTTTCGATCTATGTGGACAGACTCGAGTTCGACGGGGACAAGGGGAAGTTCGTGTTCCCGTTCGCGGATATCGAAGGGTTCGCGTTTTCCCTGCAGATGAAGATCCTTTTCTCGCTGCACGACGGGACGTATTACGAGGTCGAGTCGAAGATCCCGCGGTCGGCGGCAAAATACATGGTGCTTTACCGGTTTTTGATCGGGAAAGAGTATAAGTAG
- a CDS encoding DUF2703 domain-containing protein, whose translation MIPKIRRLEIEWKHFAVGDATCERCGQTGEALRAAVGELREEFFSLGVKINLTETLLDKTRIAESNEVRMNGVLLDKLLSASVVSTDCPSCGELAGESTCCRAIGIGDKIFEDLPVELIKAAAYRALGVESR comes from the coding sequence ATGATCCCTAAAATCAGGCGGCTTGAGATCGAATGGAAACATTTCGCAGTTGGAGACGCCACCTGCGAGAGGTGCGGACAGACGGGAGAGGCACTCCGTGCCGCCGTTGGCGAACTTCGGGAGGAGTTTTTCTCCTTAGGCGTGAAGATCAATCTGACCGAGACGCTGCTTGACAAGACCCGGATCGCGGAGTCGAATGAGGTCAGGATGAACGGAGTTCTGCTGGACAAACTGCTCTCTGCCTCGGTGGTCTCTACGGACTGTCCGTCCTGCGGGGAACTTGCAGGAGAAAGCACATGCTGCCGGGCGATCGGGATCGGAGACAAAATTTTCGAGGATCTGCCGGTCGAGTTGATCAAAGCGGCGGCATACCGGGCACTGGGCGTAGAGAGCCGGTAA
- a CDS encoding putative zinc-binding protein, translating into MPITLITCSGVSNTGKLTTQAALALLQRRPGGYVWVRAHQGTETFADEIEDADEVIVLDGCTDCCAEKKLAEAGFRPDHHLVATEIGITKNGMADVQFVEIEKVVNSVLQVKR; encoded by the coding sequence TTGCCGATTACGCTGATTACCTGCTCGGGCGTTTCAAACACCGGCAAACTGACCACCCAGGCCGCTCTCGCTCTTCTGCAGAGAAGACCGGGCGGTTATGTCTGGGTGCGTGCCCACCAGGGCACGGAAACGTTTGCCGACGAGATCGAAGATGCGGACGAGGTGATCGTGCTCGACGGATGCACGGACTGCTGTGCGGAAAAAAAACTTGCCGAAGCCGGATTCAGACCCGATCACCATCTCGTCGCAACGGAGATCGGAATCACGAAAAACGGCATGGCCGACGTGCAGTTCGTCGAGATCGAGAAGGTCGTAAACAGTGTTCTGCAGGTAAAACGCTGA
- a CDS encoding putative zinc-binding protein, producing MTEQTTCSCGQNEKKRFIIPCAGQANTGQITNAAAIQLTDEGFGKTICVALLATGNEGLVEKLNAAEDVVILDGCKMKCAAKIAAAQGVVPTQNLVMTDLGFVKGPSRSYTDDDVEKVAAACWMGRGRESEEEKEGHCTCSCGCGGSCE from the coding sequence ATGACAGAACAAACAACCTGTTCCTGCGGACAGAACGAAAAGAAACGCTTCATAATCCCCTGCGCCGGACAGGCAAATACCGGTCAGATCACGAACGCTGCTGCGATCCAGCTGACCGATGAGGGATTTGGAAAAACCATCTGCGTTGCTCTGCTCGCAACCGGAAACGAAGGACTGGTCGAGAAACTGAATGCAGCCGAAGACGTGGTCATCCTTGACGGCTGCAAGATGAAGTGTGCAGCAAAGATCGCCGCAGCACAAGGAGTCGTTCCTACTCAGAATCTTGTGATGACGGATCTTGGATTCGTCAAAGGACCGTCGCGTTCGTACACGGACGATGACGTCGAAAAGGTCGCGGCCGCCTGCTGGATGGGCAGAGGACGCGAGAGCGAAGAAGAAAAAGAAGGACATTGTACCTGCAGCTGCGGATGCGGCGGATCCTGCGAGTGA
- a CDS encoding thioredoxin family protein, with amino-acid sequence MTKIEVLGTGCAKCKRLFANTEQAIKELNITVDLVKIETLDQIAERGVMMTPALIINDEIVAEGRVPDVKEIKALLSE; translated from the coding sequence ATGACGAAAATCGAAGTACTTGGAACCGGATGTGCGAAATGCAAACGGCTTTTCGCCAACACCGAACAGGCAATTAAAGAACTGAATATCACGGTCGATCTGGTAAAGATCGAGACGCTCGACCAGATCGCCGAACGCGGCGTGATGATGACACCGGCATTAATCATCAATGACGAGATCGTGGCCGAGGGTCGGGTCCCGGATGTAAAAGAGATCAAAGCATTGTTATCGGAGTGA
- a CDS encoding permease — MIDILLGSLLLGWDTLIGYLSQHVITCLVPAFFIAGAIATFVKKDAILKYFSPETKKTVSYGIASISGTVLAVCSCTILPMFAGILKKGSGLGPAITFLVAGPAINILAIVYTAQVLGLDIGVARAVAAVGISILIGLIMMKLFPAHDTETKKTFGAARKAVMAQEATRPRWVVPLFFVMLVAILLVGTSALDAFIRLGIVYALSIGIALLLIYYFTRDEVTDWGMEIWDLTKKIFPILIIGTFALGVLSFFLPAEFFRPYFGETSLISTFLASVVGMILYIPTLLEVPVIGTTLGYLSGAMAKGPALSLLLTGPTISLPSLLVIYRLIGAKKTLVYTALVVGFATIAGFLFGIFFP, encoded by the coding sequence ATGATTGACATACTACTCGGTTCGCTCCTTCTCGGTTGGGACACGCTGATCGGCTATCTTTCACAGCACGTTATTACATGCCTTGTTCCGGCGTTTTTCATCGCCGGCGCGATCGCGACGTTCGTCAAAAAAGATGCCATTCTGAAGTATTTCAGTCCTGAAACGAAAAAGACCGTATCCTATGGGATCGCGTCCATATCGGGCACGGTGCTTGCCGTCTGCAGCTGCACGATCCTGCCGATGTTTGCCGGCATCCTGAAAAAAGGGAGCGGGCTTGGCCCGGCAATAACGTTCCTCGTCGCAGGACCGGCGATCAACATTCTGGCGATCGTCTATACGGCGCAGGTGCTCGGTCTGGATATCGGCGTCGCCCGGGCAGTGGCTGCGGTCGGCATATCGATTTTGATCGGTCTGATCATGATGAAACTGTTTCCCGCCCACGACACCGAGACGAAGAAAACCTTCGGCGCCGCACGAAAAGCCGTTATGGCCCAGGAGGCGACCCGGCCCAGATGGGTGGTCCCGCTCTTCTTCGTCATGCTCGTTGCGATCCTTCTGGTCGGGACCTCAGCCCTTGATGCGTTCATCCGCCTTGGAATCGTGTATGCCCTTTCGATTGGGATCGCCCTTCTGCTGATCTACTACTTCACGAGAGATGAAGTCACCGACTGGGGAATGGAGATCTGGGATCTGACGAAAAAGATCTTCCCGATCCTGATCATCGGGACCTTCGCGCTCGGTGTGCTTTCATTCTTCCTGCCGGCAGAGTTCTTCAGACCGTACTTCGGCGAGACCTCGCTTATATCCACGTTCTTAGCGTCCGTGGTGGGAATGATCCTCTACATCCCGACCCTTTTGGAAGTGCCGGTGATCGGAACGACGCTTGGATACCTTAGCGGAGCAATGGCAAAAGGCCCGGCCCTTTCCCTGCTTCTCACCGGACCGACGATCAGTCTGCCGAGCCTGCTGGTTATCTACCGGCTGATCGGCGCGAAGAAAACCCTCGTATATACCGCCCTCGTGGTCGGTTTTGCGACGATTGCGGGATTCCTGTTTGGGATATTCTTCCCGTGA
- a CDS encoding ArsR/SmtB family transcription factor: protein MTDTPLPVSSEAEEECSVRCEIPEVIRDDLVQIGGIPGLKTRLPSPERIGEISATHHALSDPVRVSILHLLAVQPLCVCVIRECIGISGSKLSYHLNILKENGLITAEQQGNWIIYRITAKGGIFAEEPVRM from the coding sequence ATGACCGATACGCCATTACCCGTTTCAAGCGAAGCTGAAGAAGAGTGCAGTGTCCGGTGCGAGATTCCGGAAGTAATCAGAGATGACCTGGTTCAGATCGGCGGTATTCCGGGACTGAAGACACGTCTCCCATCTCCGGAACGTATCGGCGAGATCAGCGCGACGCATCACGCGCTTTCCGATCCGGTCCGGGTCTCGATCCTGCATCTCCTTGCAGTCCAGCCGCTTTGCGTCTGCGTGATACGGGAATGCATAGGGATTTCAGGTTCGAAACTCTCCTACCATCTGAATATTTTAAAAGAGAACGGCCTGATCACCGCAGAGCAGCAGGGAAACTGGATCATCTACCGGATCACGGCGAAGGGCGGCATCTTCGCCGAAGAACCGGTAAGGATGTAG
- the arsB gene encoding ACR3 family arsenite efflux transporter, with protein sequence MTKNNSAGLGMFGKYLTLWVIICMIVGVLIGRFLPSIPAFLGTFEYANVSIPIAILIWVMIYPMMLKVDFKSVKYVGKNPKGLILTWIVNWLIKPFTMFAIAAFFFYVVFSALIPPELAQDYLIGAVLLGAAPCTAMVFVWSYLTKGNAAYTVVQVATNDLIILVAFVPIVAFLLGISGVTVPWATLFLSVVLFVVIPLLGGVLTRVYLIRKKGEEYFTQTFIPKFDHITIVGLLLTLVIIFSFQGTLILENPLHIVLIAVPLIIQTVLIFFLTYGAGRVLNLPHSIAAPAGMIGASNFFELAVAVSIALYGTNSPVALATIVGVLVEVPVMLMLVKIANATKDRFPNRELD encoded by the coding sequence ATGACAAAAAACAATTCTGCAGGTCTTGGGATGTTCGGCAAATACCTCACCCTCTGGGTGATCATCTGCATGATCGTCGGTGTTCTGATCGGCAGGTTCCTGCCGTCCATCCCGGCATTTCTTGGCACGTTCGAGTATGCGAACGTCTCCATCCCGATTGCGATACTCATCTGGGTTATGATCTACCCGATGATGCTGAAAGTGGATTTCAAGAGCGTAAAATACGTCGGAAAAAATCCCAAAGGACTCATCCTTACCTGGATCGTCAACTGGCTGATCAAACCGTTCACCATGTTTGCGATCGCGGCATTCTTCTTCTACGTCGTATTCAGCGCCCTCATCCCTCCGGAGCTCGCCCAGGATTATCTGATCGGCGCAGTTCTTTTAGGCGCCGCACCCTGTACGGCGATGGTGTTTGTATGGAGTTATCTAACAAAAGGGAACGCCGCCTACACGGTCGTCCAGGTCGCGACCAATGATCTGATCATTCTTGTCGCATTCGTTCCGATCGTCGCGTTCCTGCTCGGAATTTCCGGCGTCACCGTTCCCTGGGCAACGCTGTTTCTTTCGGTCGTCCTGTTCGTCGTGATCCCACTTCTCGGCGGGGTCCTGACCAGAGTGTATCTCATCAGGAAAAAAGGCGAGGAGTATTTTACCCAGACGTTCATCCCGAAGTTCGACCACATAACCATCGTTGGTCTGCTGCTCACGCTCGTGATCATCTTCTCGTTCCAGGGAACACTTATTCTGGAAAATCCGCTGCACATCGTTTTGATCGCCGTGCCCCTGATTATTCAAACCGTGCTGATCTTCTTCCTCACCTACGGGGCAGGCAGAGTGCTGAACCTTCCCCACAGCATCGCCGCTCCGGCAGGCATGATCGGCGCCTCGAACTTCTTCGAATTAGCCGTCGCCGTTTCCATTGCACTGTATGGAACAAACAGTCCGGTCGCTCTCGCAACGATCGTCGGGGTTCTCGTCGAAGTGCCGGTCATGCTGATGCTCGTAAAGATCGCGAACGCCACGAAAGACCGGTTCCCGAATCGGGAACTGGACTGA